The proteins below are encoded in one region of Loxodonta africana isolate mLoxAfr1 chromosome 5, mLoxAfr1.hap2, whole genome shotgun sequence:
- the TMEM128 gene encoding transmembrane protein 128 produces the protein MDALRAREELRRRYLFTQDAEGQLNSEGDARPETSTAVERKEKPLPRLNIHSGFWILTSIAVTYYVDFFKTVKENIYTSSWFLFGGALLLVSLSVAFYCIIYLEWYCGVEDYDVKHPSLIPITTGTFIAAGICFNIALWPVWSFFTPLLLFTQFMGVVMLISLLG, from the exons ATGGACGCTCTGCGGGCACGGGAGGAGCTCCGGCGGAGGTACCTGTTCACACAGGACGCCGAAGGCCAGCTGAATAGCGAGGGCGACGCCAGGCCCG AAACCTCTACAGCTGTTGAGAGAAAGGAGAAACCCCTTCCAAGACTTAATATCCATTCTGGATTCTGGATTTTGACATCCATTGCTGTGACCTATTATGTGGATTTCTTTAAAACTGTCAAAGAAAACATTTATACTAGTAG TTGGTTTCTCTTTGGTGGTGCCTTGTTGCTTGTCAGCTTGTCGGTTGCATTTTACTGTATAATCTACCTGGAGTGGTACTGCGGAGTTGAGGATTACGATGTCAAGCACCCCTCGCTGATCCCCATTACAACCGGTACTTTTATCGCAGCAGGAATTTG cTTCAACATTGCTTTGTGGCCCGTGTGGTCATTTTTCACTCCGTTGTTGCTGTTTACCCAGTTTATGGGAGTTGTGATGCTTATCTCACTCCTCGGATGA